One Setaria italica strain Yugu1 chromosome II, Setaria_italica_v2.0, whole genome shotgun sequence DNA segment encodes these proteins:
- the LOC101753736 gene encoding L-ascorbate oxidase: MGRPPRLLCCLFLTLSLAAAARAATRHHEWDISYQFTHSDCVRKLAVTINGQTPGPTIRATQGDTVVVRVKNSLLTENVAIHWHGIRQIGTPWADGTEGVTQCPILPGDVFTYTFVVDRPGTYMYHAHYGMQRSAGLNGLIVVAAAPGGPDAEPFRYDGEHSVLLNDWWHRSTYEQSTGLASVPIVWVGEPQSLLINGRGRFVNCSAMAAGACNATHPECAAPVFAVVPGKTYRFRIASVTSLSALNFEIEGHPMTVVEADGHYVKPFVVKNLNIYSGETYSVLIKADQDPNRNYWLASNVVSRKPSTATGTAILSYYGGRSSTRRPPPTTPPTGPAWNDTTYRFRQSVATVAHPAHVEPPPPRADRTILLLNTQNKIDGRIKWALNNVSFTLPHTPYLVAMKSGLLGAFDQRPPPETYAHQGYDVYAVQKNPNTTTSDGLYRLRFGSVVDVVLQNANMLAANNSETHPWHLHGHDFWVLGYGIGRFDPAVHPATYNLKDPILKNTVAVHPYGWTALRFKADNPGVWAFHCHIEAHFFMGMGIVFEEGVERVGQLPQEIMGCGKTKGGH; encoded by the exons atgggccggccgccgcgcctcctctgCTGCCTCTTCCTGACCCTCTccctggccgcggcggcgcgcgccgccacgCGCCACCACGAGTGGGACATCAGCTACCAGTTCACGCACTCCGACTGCGTGCGCAAGCTCGCCGTCACCATCAACGGGCAGACCCCCGGGCCGACCATCCGCGCGACGCAGGGCGACACCGTCGTCGTCCGGGTCAAGAACTCGCTGCTCACGGAGAACGTGGCGATCCACTGGCACGGCATCCGGCAGATCGGCACCCCCTGGGCCGACGGCACGGAGGGCGTGACGCAGTGCCCCATCCTCCCCGGCGACGTCTTCACCTACACCTTCGTCGTCGACCGCCCGGGCACCTACATGTACCACGCCCACTACGGGATGCAGCGTTCCGCGGGGCTCAACGGCCTCATCGTCGTCGCGGCGGCTCCCGGCGGGCCGGACGCCGAGCCGTTCCGCTACGACGGCGAGCACAGCGTCCTGCTCAACGACTGGTGGCACAGGAGCACCTACGAGCAGTCGACCGGGCTCGCGTCCGTGCCGATCGTCTGGGTCGGGGAGCCGCAGTCGCTGCTGATCAATGGCCGCGGGAGGTTCGTCAACTgctcggccatggccgccggggCGTGCAACGCCACCCACCCGGAGTGCGCCGCGCCGGTGTTCGCCGTCGTGCCGGGCAAGACGTACCGGTTCCGGATCGCCAGCGTCACCTCGCTGTCGGCGCTCAACTTTGAGATCGAG ggaCACCCTATGACGGTGGTTGAGGCCGACGGGCACTACGTGAAGCCGTTCGTGGTGAAGAACCTCAACATCTACTCCGGCGAGACCTACTCCGTGCTCATCAAGGCCGACCAGGACCCCAACCGCAACTACTGGCTCGCCTCCAACGTCGTTAGCCGCAAGCCCAGCACGGCCACCGGCACCGCCATCCTCAGCTACTACGGCGGCCGCAGCAGcacccgccgccccccgcccaCCACCCCTCCCACGGGCCCGGCCTGGAACGACACCACGTACCGGTTCCGGCAGAGCGTGGCGACGGTGGCGCACCCGGCGCACGTcgagcccccgccgccgcgcgccgaccgcaccatcctcctcctcaacacCCAGAACAAGATCGACGGGCGCATCAAGTGGGCGCTCAACAACGTCTCCTTCACGCTGCCCCACACGCCGTACCTTGTCGCCATGAAGAGCGGGCTCCTCGGCGCCTTCGaccagcggccgccgccggagacgtaCGCGCACCAGGGCTACGACGTCTACGCCGTGCAGAAGAACCCGAACACGACGACCAGCGACGGGCTGTACCGGCTGCGGTTCGGCTCCGTCGTCGACGTCGTGCTGCAGAACGCCAACATGCTGGCGGCGAACAACAGCGAGACGCACCCGTGGCACCTGCACGGGCACGACTTCTGGGTGCTCGGCTACGGCATCGGCCGCTTCGACCCGGCGGTGCACCCGGCGACGTACAACCTCAAGGACCCCATCCTCAAGAACACGGTGGCCGTGCACCCCTACGGCTGGACGGCGCTGCGGTTCAAGGCCGACAACCCCGGCGTGTGGGCGTTCCACTGCCACATCGAGGCCCATTTCTTCATGGGGATGGGCATCGTCTTCGAGGAAGGCGTCGAGCGCGTCGGTCAGCTCCCGCAGGAGATCATGGGGTGCGGGAAGACCAAGGGTGGCCACTGA
- the LOC101753325 gene encoding heavy metal-associated isoprenylated plant protein 23, protein MGGTLEYLSDLLGGGGGSRRRYKKRKQFQTVELRVRMDCDGCEMKVRNALSSMKGVQSVEINRKQYKVTVQGYVEPHKVVKRVQATGKKAEIWPYVPYSHVAHPYAAPAYDKKAPPGYVRRVDAVMPVSSYGGPTAAGPQEERLVTMFSDDNPNACSIM, encoded by the exons ATGGGAGGCACGCTGGAGTACCTGTCCgacctgctgggcggcggcggcggcagccggcggcggtacAAGAAGAGGAAGCAGTTCCAGACGGTGGAGCTCAGGGTGCGCATGGACTGCGACGGCTGCGAGATGAAAGTCAGGAACGCCCTCTCCAGCATGAAAG GTGTGCAGTCCGTGGAGATCAACCGGAAGCAGTACAAGGTGACGGTGCAGGGGTACGTGGAGCCGCACAAGGTGGTGAAGCGCGTGCAGGCAACGGGGAAGAAGGCCGAGATCTGGCCGTACGTGCCCTACAGCCACGTCGCGCACCCCTACGCCGCGCCGGCGTACGACAAGAAGGCGCCGCCGGGGTACGTGCGCAGGGTCGACGCCGTCATGCCCGTCTCCAGCTACGGCGGACCCACGGCGGCCGGCCCGCAGGAGGAGCGCCTCGTCACCATGTTCAGCGACGACAACCCCAACGCCTGCTCCATCATGTGA